Proteins encoded by one window of Arachis ipaensis cultivar K30076 chromosome B04, Araip1.1, whole genome shotgun sequence:
- the LOC107638709 gene encoding CASP-like protein 2B1, producing MSYLGVGVSPGTVPVYHSTNLKLLDKRIKIAELVLRFMILGLGVVAAVLIGTDSQVKVFFSFEKEAKFTDVKALVFLVVANGLAAGYSLIQGFRCVVNLVRGSVLFNKPLAWAIFSADQIMAYVTVSAVAGAGQSAVFAKEGQQELQWMKVCNMYEKFCNQVGEGVASAVVACISMVLLSCISSFTLFRLYGPNKTKSAAW from the exons ATGAGTTATTTGGGTGTAGGTGTTAGTCCTGGAACAGTTCCAGTGTACCATAGTACAAACCTGAAATTGTTGGATAAGAGGATCAAGATAGCTGAGTTGGTGTTAAGGTTTATGATTCTTGGTCTTGGAGTTGTTGCAGCTGTTCTTATTGGAACTGATTCACAAGTGAAGGTGTTTTTCTCCTTTGAGAAGGAAGCTAAATTTACTGATGTTAAGGCTTTGGT ATTCTTGGTAGTTGCTAATGGTTTGGCTGCTGGATACTCTTTGATTCAAGGATTCCGTTGTGTTGTGAATTTGGTTAGGGGAAGTGTTCTCTTCAACAAGCCCTTAGCTTGGGCCATTTTCTCTGCTGATCAG ATAATGGCATATGTAACAGTTTCAGCAGTGGCGGGTGCAGGGCAATCAGCAGTGTTTGCAAAGGAGGGGCAGCAAGAACtgcaatggatgaaagtatgCAACATGTATGAGAAATTCTGCAACCAAGTGGGAGAAGGAGTGGCTAGTGCTGTTGTAGCTTGCATCAGCATGGTGCTCCTCTCTTGCATTTCTTCTTTCACTCTCTTCCGTTTGTATGGTCCTAACAAAACCAAATCTGCTGCTTGGTAA